One stretch of Aeromicrobium fastidiosum DNA includes these proteins:
- a CDS encoding 5-oxoprolinase subunit B family protein translates to MNILPCGDRAVLIECDTLHEAQTWFAALREHAEVVLGARTVLVRGDLRASRELIDRTDPSASPVDTGHVVEISVTYDGADLAEVADLTGLTADGVVEAHTGTAWTVAFGGFAPGFAYLVGGDPRLHVPRRSSPRTRVPAGSVGLAGEFSGVYPRESPGGWQLIGRTTLRMWDVDREPPALLVAGTTVRFVAR, encoded by the coding sequence GTGAACATCCTCCCGTGCGGCGACCGCGCCGTGCTGATCGAGTGCGACACCCTGCACGAGGCGCAGACGTGGTTCGCCGCGCTGCGCGAGCACGCCGAGGTCGTGCTCGGTGCGCGCACGGTTCTCGTGCGCGGCGACCTGCGAGCCTCCCGCGAGCTGATCGACCGCACCGATCCGTCCGCGTCGCCGGTCGACACCGGCCACGTCGTCGAGATCTCCGTGACGTACGACGGTGCCGATCTCGCCGAGGTGGCCGACCTCACGGGGCTGACGGCCGACGGCGTCGTGGAGGCCCACACCGGCACCGCGTGGACCGTCGCGTTCGGCGGGTTCGCGCCCGGCTTCGCCTATCTCGTCGGCGGCGACCCGCGCCTGCACGTGCCTCGTCGGTCGTCGCCGCGGACCCGTGTTCCGGCCGGGTCGGTGGGCCTCGCGGGAGAGTTCAGCGGCGTCTACCCGCGCGAGTCGCCGGGAGGTTGGCAGCTCATCGGTCGGACGACCCTGCGGATGTGGGACGTCGACCGCGAGCCACCGGCGCTGCTCGTCGCCGGCACCACCGTCCGGTTCGTGGCCCGATGA
- the groL gene encoding chaperonin GroEL (60 kDa chaperone family; promotes refolding of misfolded polypeptides especially under stressful conditions; forms two stacked rings of heptamers to form a barrel-shaped 14mer; ends can be capped by GroES; misfolded proteins enter the barrel where they are refolded when GroES binds) → MPKILEFDEDARRSLERGVDKLANTVKVTLGPKGRYVVLDKKWGAPTITNDGVTVAREIELDDPFENLGAQLAKEVATKTNDVAGDGTTTATVLAQAMVHEGLRAVAAGANPVGLKKGIEAAVKAVVEQLHSVAREVDDIKDMTDVATVSSRDAHIGELIAEAFDKVGKDGVITVEESNTMGTELEFTEGMQFDKGYLSPYMVTDTERMEVVLDDPYILVNQGKISSVSDLLPILEKVVQAGKPLFIIAEDVEGEALSTLVVNKIKGTFTSAAVKAPAFGDRRKAMLQDIATLTGAEVVTPDVGLKLDTIGLEALGTARRIVITKDDTTIIEGGGDKAGVDGRVAQIKAEIENTDSDWDREKLQERLAKLAGGVCVIQVGAATEVELKEKKHRIEDAVSATRAAIEEGIVAGGGSALVHAVSVLEGNLGLTGDEAVGVRIVRLGADAPLEWIARNGGVSGEVVVNKVRESGEGYNAATGEYGDLVAQGVLDPVKVTRSALANAASITAMLLTTETLIVEKPAEEADDAHAGHNH, encoded by the coding sequence ATGCCCAAGATTCTCGAATTCGACGAGGACGCGCGCCGCTCGCTCGAGCGCGGCGTCGACAAGCTCGCCAACACCGTCAAGGTGACGCTCGGCCCCAAGGGTCGCTACGTCGTCCTCGACAAGAAGTGGGGCGCTCCCACGATCACCAACGACGGCGTGACCGTCGCGCGCGAGATCGAGCTCGACGACCCGTTCGAGAACCTCGGCGCCCAGCTGGCCAAGGAAGTCGCCACCAAGACCAACGACGTCGCCGGTGACGGCACGACGACCGCGACGGTGCTGGCCCAGGCCATGGTCCACGAGGGCCTGCGCGCCGTCGCCGCCGGTGCCAACCCGGTCGGCCTCAAGAAGGGCATCGAGGCCGCCGTCAAGGCCGTCGTCGAGCAGCTGCACTCCGTCGCCCGCGAGGTCGACGACATCAAGGACATGACCGACGTCGCCACGGTGTCGTCGCGTGACGCCCACATCGGCGAGCTCATCGCCGAGGCCTTCGACAAGGTCGGCAAGGACGGCGTGATCACGGTCGAGGAGTCCAACACCATGGGCACCGAGCTCGAGTTCACCGAGGGCATGCAGTTCGACAAGGGCTACCTGTCGCCGTACATGGTGACCGACACCGAGCGCATGGAGGTCGTCCTCGACGATCCCTACATCCTGGTCAACCAGGGCAAGATCTCGTCGGTCAGCGACCTGCTCCCGATCCTCGAGAAGGTCGTCCAGGCCGGCAAGCCGCTGTTCATCATCGCCGAGGACGTCGAGGGCGAGGCGCTCTCGACCCTGGTCGTCAACAAGATCAAGGGCACGTTCACCTCGGCCGCCGTCAAGGCTCCCGCCTTCGGTGACCGTCGCAAGGCCATGCTGCAGGACATCGCGACCCTCACGGGCGCCGAGGTCGTGACGCCCGACGTCGGTCTCAAGCTCGACACGATCGGCCTCGAGGCGCTCGGCACGGCTCGCCGCATCGTCATCACCAAGGACGACACGACGATCATCGAGGGCGGCGGCGACAAGGCCGGCGTCGACGGTCGCGTCGCGCAGATCAAGGCCGAGATCGAGAACACCGACTCCGACTGGGACCGCGAGAAGCTGCAGGAGCGGCTGGCCAAGCTGGCCGGCGGCGTCTGCGTCATCCAGGTCGGCGCGGCCACCGAGGTCGAGCTCAAGGAGAAGAAGCACCGCATCGAGGACGCCGTCTCGGCGACCCGCGCGGCCATCGAGGAGGGCATCGTCGCCGGCGGCGGCTCGGCCCTCGTCCACGCCGTCTCGGTGCTCGAGGGCAACCTCGGCCTGACCGGTGACGAGGCCGTCGGTGTCCGCATCGTCCGCCTCGGCGCCGACGCCCCGCTCGAGTGGATCGCCCGCAACGGCGGCGTCTCCGGCGAGGTCGTCGTCAACAAGGTCCGCGAGAGCGGCGAGGGCTACAACGCGGCCACGGGCGAGTACGGCGACCTGGTCGCCCAGGGCGTCCTCGACCCGGTCAAGGTGACGCGTTCCGCGCTCGCCAACGCCGCGTCGATCACCGCGATGCTGCTCACGACCGAGACGCTGATCGTCGAGAAGCCGGCCGAAGAGGCCGATGACGCGCACGCGGGTCACAACCACTGA
- the groES gene encoding co-chaperone GroES → MSVTIKPLEDRLVIQVVEAEQTTASGLVIPDTAKEKPQEGIVVSVGPGRVDDNGNRVPLDVAEGDKVIFSKYGGTEVKYAGEEYLILSARDVLAVVS, encoded by the coding sequence GTGTCGGTCACCATCAAGCCGCTCGAAGACCGCCTGGTCATCCAGGTCGTCGAAGCAGAGCAGACCACCGCATCCGGACTCGTCATCCCGGACACCGCCAAGGAGAAGCCGCAGGAAGGCATCGTCGTGTCAGTGGGCCCCGGTCGGGTCGACGACAACGGCAACCGCGTCCCGCTGGACGTCGCCGAGGGCGACAAGGTCATCTTCAGCAAGTACGGCGGCACCGAGGTCAAGTACGCGGGCGAGGAGTACCTCATCCTCTCCGCGCGCGACGTCCTCGCTGTCGTTTCGTGA
- a CDS encoding DUF427 domain-containing protein translates to MKAVIGSTVVAEASTDELVTIEGNYYFPPSSLVEGAFEKSPTAYHCPWKGDAQYFHVGTGDDVAKDGGWSYPEPIPSSFDRVGQDYSGYVAFDKSQVTLSE, encoded by the coding sequence GTGAAGGCAGTCATCGGATCCACCGTCGTCGCCGAGGCGTCCACCGACGAGCTCGTCACGATCGAGGGCAACTACTACTTCCCGCCGTCGAGCCTGGTCGAGGGGGCCTTCGAGAAGAGCCCCACCGCGTACCACTGCCCCTGGAAGGGCGATGCGCAGTACTTCCACGTCGGCACCGGCGACGACGTCGCCAAGGACGGCGGCTGGTCGTACCCCGAGCCCATCCCGTCGTCATTCGACCGGGTCGGCCAGGACTACAGCGGCTACGTCGCGTTCGACAAGAGCCAGGTCACCCTCTCGGAGTAG
- a CDS encoding biotin-dependent carboxyltransferase family protein — MTFIVERAGIGSSLQDRGRPGSGHLGVGPSGAFDRDALRQVNALLGNAPGDAAVETYGDLTLLAGAPHVIAVTGGVGTVTIDGRSVPHGRAVPIAAGQRLAIGLATTGMRVYLGVSGGFAARAELGSLSSDTLSGLGPPPLAVGQSVMTGAGRAIPALDDIPPLIRTGGVDVDVVLGPRDDWFTDESVRRLLDTAWTLSAASDRIGLRLDGPALERSVVVELPSEPVVRGGIQVTPAGQPVVFGPDHPVTGGYPVIAVVVDSHTDRLAQVRPGDSVRLHRRT; from the coding sequence ATGACCTTCATCGTCGAGCGGGCCGGTATCGGTTCGAGCCTGCAGGACCGCGGACGTCCCGGCAGCGGCCACCTCGGCGTCGGCCCGTCGGGGGCGTTCGACCGCGATGCGCTCCGGCAGGTCAACGCGCTGCTGGGCAATGCGCCCGGCGATGCGGCGGTCGAGACCTACGGCGACCTGACGCTGCTGGCCGGGGCACCGCACGTCATCGCCGTGACCGGTGGCGTCGGCACCGTGACGATCGACGGGCGATCGGTGCCCCATGGGCGAGCCGTGCCGATCGCGGCAGGTCAGCGGCTCGCGATCGGACTGGCCACGACAGGCATGCGCGTCTACCTCGGCGTTTCAGGCGGGTTCGCCGCGCGCGCCGAGCTGGGGTCGCTGTCGTCCGACACGCTCAGCGGGCTGGGCCCACCTCCACTTGCCGTCGGCCAGAGCGTGATGACGGGTGCCGGCCGCGCGATCCCGGCGCTCGACGACATCCCGCCGCTCATCCGGACCGGCGGCGTCGACGTCGACGTGGTGCTGGGTCCCCGCGACGACTGGTTCACCGACGAGTCCGTCCGTCGGCTGCTCGACACGGCCTGGACGCTGTCGGCCGCGTCCGACCGCATCGGCCTGCGGCTCGACGGCCCCGCGCTCGAACGGAGCGTCGTCGTCGAGCTGCCCAGCGAACCGGTCGTGCGCGGCGGCATCCAGGTCACGCCGGCGGGCCAGCCCGTCGTCTTCGGGCCCGACCATCCCGTGACGGGGGGCTATCCCGTCATCGCGGTCGTCGTCGACTCCCACACCGACCGGCTGGCCCAGGTGCGGCCCGGCGACTCCGTGCGGCTGCACCGGCGCACCTGA
- a CDS encoding class I SAM-dependent methyltransferase yields MDLATFERLLAPEGQELLSEVAARAGVESDLGLGTRLRKKHAPDLVAAAVTQNHLRGKAAAKFGADAPKMYFTHDALEQSTRLRVAAHRAERLAATGSTSVVDLGCGIGGDLVALARAGLDVRGVERDPVRAAIASANLRALGLGGEVQCADAQQVEIGRDEVAFIDPARRDARGRTFSTADLQPPWEWVRHLLAGRAVAKVMPGLAHDAVPGGVEAEWVSDGGDLVEACLWGAPFASTRRRATALPSGAGLSADDTPAAVAVADVGTYLYEPDDAVIRAGLVSELATTMGGWLPDSHIAYISSYRAETTPLARGFRVVDELPFREKPLKAALQVRRVGTVTIKKRGVDIVPEELVRRMKLKGPQKALIVMTRVQGQGRAFLVERL; encoded by the coding sequence ATGGACCTGGCGACGTTCGAGCGACTGTTGGCACCCGAGGGGCAGGAGCTGCTGTCCGAGGTGGCCGCCCGGGCGGGCGTCGAGAGCGACCTCGGGCTCGGCACGCGACTGCGCAAGAAGCACGCGCCCGACCTGGTTGCGGCAGCCGTGACCCAGAACCACCTGCGCGGCAAGGCCGCCGCCAAGTTCGGTGCCGACGCGCCGAAGATGTACTTCACGCACGACGCGCTCGAGCAGTCCACGCGCCTGCGCGTCGCGGCCCACCGCGCCGAGCGCCTCGCCGCGACCGGATCGACGTCCGTCGTCGACCTCGGCTGCGGCATCGGCGGCGACCTCGTGGCACTGGCCCGCGCCGGCCTCGACGTCCGCGGGGTCGAGCGCGATCCCGTCCGGGCGGCGATCGCGTCGGCCAACCTGCGCGCGCTCGGCCTGGGCGGCGAGGTGCAGTGCGCCGACGCCCAGCAGGTCGAGATCGGACGCGACGAGGTCGCCTTCATCGACCCGGCACGCCGCGACGCCCGGGGGCGAACGTTCTCGACGGCCGACCTGCAGCCACCGTGGGAGTGGGTCCGCCACCTGCTCGCGGGGCGCGCGGTCGCCAAGGTCATGCCCGGCCTGGCACATGACGCGGTGCCCGGTGGCGTCGAGGCCGAGTGGGTCAGCGACGGCGGCGACCTCGTCGAGGCGTGCCTGTGGGGGGCACCCTTCGCCTCGACCCGCCGGCGCGCCACGGCGCTCCCGTCCGGGGCCGGGCTGTCCGCCGACGACACCCCGGCGGCCGTGGCCGTGGCTGACGTCGGCACCTACCTCTACGAGCCCGACGACGCGGTCATCCGGGCCGGGCTCGTCAGCGAGCTCGCGACCACGATGGGCGGCTGGCTACCCGACTCCCACATCGCCTACATCAGCTCCTACCGGGCCGAGACGACACCGCTGGCGCGGGGGTTCCGCGTCGTCGACGAGCTGCCGTTCCGCGAGAAGCCGCTCAAGGCCGCGCTGCAGGTGCGGCGCGTCGGCACGGTGACGATCAAGAAGCGCGGGGTCGACATCGTGCCCGAGGAGCTCGTGCGACGCATGAAGCTCAAGGGCCCGCAGAAGGCGCTGATCGTCATGACCCGGGTGCAGGGCCAGGGGCGGGCCTTCCTCGTGGAGCGCCTCTGA
- a CDS encoding RNB domain-containing ribonuclease — protein sequence MPHDFSALRAELDLPPAAASDRFGADVLAEAVVIAELGLPAIEDATAIPFVTIDPPGSRDLDQALLIERVGDGFRVHYAIADLGSVIPPGGAIDAEARRRGQTIYLPDGRVPLHPPVLSEDALSLLPDQVRRAALWTIEVDAAGVAGRATVRRALVRSVARLDYEGVQASVDAGSPHPSVEALGDLGRLRRALRVSLGAIELALPEQEVVRDETRDDWVVRMHGRTEVDAWNTEVSLLTGMGAAQLMLEAGVGLLRTLPPAEPQALAAFLRTARTLGIAVPDGATPAEVLAGLDVDDPAAIALMREATGLLRGAGYESFDGAPPAQPLHAGIGAPYAHVTAPLRRLADRFGTEVCLAICAGVPVPAWTREGLPTLGEIMHASDRRASAADRAAVDLAEVWELAGRVGESFEAIVVRADDDGGEVMLLEPPVVARCTGLGLPEGERVTVTLAEVDADRRRVAFAYDEGHVSG from the coding sequence GTGCCCCACGACTTCTCCGCCCTGCGCGCCGAGCTCGACCTGCCGCCCGCAGCTGCGTCCGACCGCTTCGGAGCCGATGTGCTCGCCGAGGCAGTCGTGATCGCGGAGCTCGGACTGCCCGCGATCGAGGACGCCACCGCGATCCCGTTCGTGACGATCGACCCGCCGGGCTCGCGCGACCTCGACCAGGCGCTGCTCATCGAGCGCGTCGGGGACGGCTTCCGCGTGCACTACGCGATCGCCGACCTGGGCTCGGTCATCCCGCCGGGAGGCGCGATCGACGCCGAGGCGCGTCGTCGCGGGCAGACGATCTACCTGCCCGACGGCCGCGTCCCGCTGCACCCGCCGGTGCTCTCGGAGGACGCACTGAGCCTCCTGCCCGACCAGGTGCGGCGCGCGGCCCTCTGGACGATCGAGGTCGACGCCGCAGGAGTCGCGGGCCGTGCGACGGTGCGCCGCGCGCTGGTGCGATCGGTGGCCAGGCTCGACTACGAGGGCGTCCAGGCATCCGTCGACGCCGGATCGCCCCATCCGTCCGTCGAGGCGCTGGGTGATCTCGGCCGACTGCGACGGGCGTTGCGGGTCTCGCTGGGTGCCATCGAGCTCGCCTTGCCCGAGCAGGAGGTCGTGCGCGACGAGACACGTGATGACTGGGTCGTGCGCATGCACGGGCGCACCGAGGTCGACGCGTGGAACACCGAGGTGTCGCTGCTGACCGGGATGGGAGCGGCGCAGCTGATGCTCGAGGCCGGTGTCGGGCTCCTGCGCACCCTGCCGCCTGCCGAGCCGCAGGCCCTCGCGGCCTTCCTGCGCACTGCTCGCACCCTCGGCATCGCCGTCCCGGACGGTGCCACACCCGCGGAGGTGCTGGCTGGGCTCGACGTCGACGATCCTGCCGCGATCGCCCTCATGCGCGAGGCGACCGGCCTGCTGCGTGGGGCCGGTTACGAGTCCTTCGACGGGGCGCCGCCCGCGCAGCCCCTCCACGCCGGCATCGGCGCGCCGTACGCCCACGTGACCGCACCGCTGCGCCGGCTGGCCGACCGCTTCGGCACCGAGGTGTGCCTCGCGATCTGCGCCGGCGTTCCGGTGCCCGCGTGGACGCGTGAAGGGCTGCCAACCCTGGGCGAGATCATGCACGCGTCCGACCGGCGGGCTTCGGCCGCCGACAGGGCGGCGGTCGACCTCGCCGAGGTGTGGGAGCTGGCCGGCCGCGTCGGCGAGTCGTTCGAGGCGATCGTGGTGAGGGCCGACGACGACGGGGGAGAGGTCATGCTCCTCGAGCCGCCGGTCGTGGCGCGGTGCACGGGTCTCGGGTTGCCGGAGGGTGAGCGGGTCACGGTCACGCTCGCCGAGGTCGACGCCGATCGCCGCCGGGTCGCCTTCGCGTATGACGAGGGCCACGTATCAGGGTAG
- a CDS encoding LamB/YcsF family protein, giving the protein MRIDLNADLGESWDGWRSGDDRLLLDVVTSANVCCGAYAGDIDLMRETCAAAVGRGTAIGAQVGYPDREGFGRMFVDMAPADLTREVVRQVELLDEVAASVGATVTYVKPHGALYNAIVDHEQQAAAVVDAVLALDRPLPLLGLPGSRVLELATAAGLPVVREGFADRAYTADGRLVPRSEPGAVLSGPDHVAAQAVSLLGTVGSICVHSDSPGALALARAVRSALERAGATLTSAS; this is encoded by the coding sequence GTGCGCATCGACCTCAACGCCGACCTCGGGGAGTCGTGGGACGGCTGGCGCTCGGGCGACGACCGGCTGCTGCTCGACGTCGTGACGTCGGCCAACGTCTGCTGCGGTGCCTATGCGGGCGACATCGACCTGATGCGCGAGACCTGCGCGGCTGCGGTCGGGCGCGGCACCGCGATCGGCGCACAGGTGGGCTACCCCGATCGGGAGGGGTTCGGCCGGATGTTCGTCGACATGGCACCCGCCGACCTCACCCGTGAGGTCGTCCGCCAGGTCGAGCTGCTCGACGAGGTCGCCGCGTCGGTCGGCGCGACCGTCACGTACGTCAAGCCGCACGGGGCGCTCTACAACGCGATCGTCGACCACGAGCAGCAGGCCGCGGCCGTCGTCGACGCCGTGCTGGCGCTCGACCGGCCGTTGCCACTGCTCGGCCTGCCCGGTTCCCGGGTGCTCGAGCTCGCAACGGCGGCGGGACTGCCGGTCGTCCGCGAAGGATTCGCCGACCGCGCGTACACCGCCGACGGACGGCTCGTGCCACGCAGCGAGCCCGGTGCCGTCCTGTCCGGGCCCGACCACGTCGCAGCACAGGCGGTGAGCCTGCTGGGCACGGTCGGGTCGATCTGCGTCCACAGCGACTCCCCCGGGGCCCTCGCGCTGGCCCGGGCCGTGCGGTCCGCGCTCGAGCGCGCAGGCGCGACGCTGACGAGCGCGTCGTGA
- a CDS encoding DinB family protein, producing the protein MARTDDIPEAYDERSVLLQMLHYAQDTAVMKVSGLSQELARRAPLETSPLMSPANILNHLRWVERSWVDTDLFGGPDEAPWTAEHPDGEMEEGSTLPFDEVVALYEEQTARTRAVFAEVDLDMVRRNEMRPQPVTARWILVHLVEETARHNGHLDILRELADGTKGD; encoded by the coding sequence ATGGCACGCACGGACGACATCCCCGAGGCCTACGACGAGCGGAGCGTGCTGCTGCAGATGCTGCACTACGCGCAGGACACCGCGGTCATGAAGGTCAGCGGGCTCAGCCAGGAGCTGGCCCGCAGGGCACCCCTCGAGACCTCACCGCTGATGAGCCCGGCCAACATCCTCAACCACCTGCGCTGGGTCGAGCGATCGTGGGTCGACACCGATCTGTTCGGCGGACCGGACGAGGCCCCATGGACCGCGGAGCACCCGGACGGCGAGATGGAGGAGGGCTCGACGCTGCCGTTCGACGAGGTCGTCGCGCTGTACGAGGAGCAGACCGCCCGCACACGAGCGGTCTTCGCCGAGGTCGACCTCGACATGGTGCGCCGCAACGAGATGCGTCCGCAGCCGGTGACGGCCCGGTGGATCCTGGTCCATCTCGTCGAGGAGACCGCACGCCACAACGGCCACCTCGACATCCTGCGCGAGCTGGCCGACGGCACGAAGGGCGACTAG
- the tsaD gene encoding tRNA (adenosine(37)-N6)-threonylcarbamoyltransferase complex transferase subunit TsaD — protein MSEPLVMGIESSCDETGVGIVRGTELLAHALSSSMEQHVRFGGVVPEVASRAHLEAMVPTLEQAYAESGIRVQDVDAIAVTSGPGLTGALLVGVAAAKALALAHDKPLYGVNHLAAHVAVDQLEHGRFGERVAALLVSGGHTELLLVDDIVTDITLLGQTIDDAAGEAFDKVARLLDLPYPGGPHIDRVARDGDPSAIAFPRGLTTGRDVEKHRYDFSFSGLKSAVARHVQHEQRMGRTFDVADVAASFQDAVCDVLTKKAIAACRDHDVDTLIIGGGVAANARLRHFAMERAAKAGIEVRIPRLGLCTDNGAMVAALGAEVVRRGVAPSSLDLPADSGMPVTQVVAA, from the coding sequence GTGAGTGAACCGCTGGTGATGGGCATCGAGTCGTCCTGCGACGAGACCGGTGTCGGCATCGTCCGGGGCACCGAGCTGCTGGCGCACGCGCTCAGCTCGAGCATGGAGCAGCACGTCCGTTTCGGCGGCGTCGTGCCCGAGGTCGCCAGCCGCGCGCACCTCGAGGCGATGGTGCCGACGCTCGAGCAGGCGTACGCCGAGTCGGGCATCCGCGTGCAGGACGTCGACGCGATCGCCGTGACCAGCGGTCCCGGGCTCACCGGCGCGCTGCTGGTCGGCGTCGCCGCCGCCAAGGCCCTCGCGCTGGCCCACGACAAGCCGCTCTACGGCGTCAACCACCTCGCGGCGCACGTCGCGGTCGACCAGCTCGAGCACGGACGCTTCGGCGAGCGCGTCGCCGCGCTGCTGGTCAGCGGAGGCCACACCGAGCTGCTGCTGGTCGACGACATCGTCACCGACATCACGCTGCTCGGCCAGACGATCGACGACGCCGCGGGCGAGGCCTTCGACAAGGTCGCCCGCCTGCTCGACCTGCCCTACCCGGGCGGTCCCCACATCGACCGGGTGGCCCGCGACGGCGACCCGTCGGCGATCGCGTTCCCGCGCGGACTCACGACAGGGCGCGACGTCGAGAAGCACCGCTACGACTTCTCCTTCTCGGGGCTCAAGAGCGCCGTGGCGCGTCACGTGCAGCACGAGCAGCGCATGGGGCGCACGTTCGACGTCGCCGACGTGGCCGCGTCGTTCCAGGACGCCGTGTGCGACGTGCTGACCAAGAAGGCCATCGCCGCGTGCCGCGACCACGACGTCGACACCCTGATCATCGGGGGAGGGGTGGCCGCCAACGCGCGACTGCGCCACTTCGCCATGGAGCGGGCGGCCAAGGCCGGCATCGAGGTGCGCATCCCCCGACTCGGGCTGTGCACCGACAACGGGGCGATGGTCGCCGCGCTGGGGGCCGAGGTCGTCCGCCGCGGCGTCGCGCCGTCGTCGCTCGACCTGCCCGCCGACTCCGGCATGCCCGTGACGCAGGTCGTGGCCGCGTAG
- a CDS encoding glycoside hydrolase family 3 protein, whose amino-acid sequence MARTQHRSRSRSRTAATAVLTVLVLVGAAGWWTRLAPDGDGAGTPSAADRSTTSRAEAKEPSGWGPTKSERTQAAVLADALPLEDLAGQLIIARSFSNEQSLALVRDKHFAGVMVTGQQILDVTTDDPLTDVKAFNQQLQEAGGDRGFPVMVPIDQEGGLVARLTDPLTTFPTFMSAGAAIAGHGDEGAAAVTAATKASGAELRTAGYNTVFAPDGDITIGPADPIIGSRSASSDADIVAQAVVAAIDGYSQAGLISAVKHFPGHNVSTDSHKGLPVLDSDRERLRSHDLLPFEAAIADSAPGIMTGHLDVSAIDKGVPASMSRKVITTGLRKNLGYDGLVISDSLGMGAVMQRYPGGDSTVEAIKAGSDLALMPADNDQAYDAVLAALKSGEIPEQQARDSAARTIAYLLHSEASRELPGDPGSHTEQSQQLSAMAATVVAHPCPVPRITSVSPTGSSDAVAAFRTAAQEAGLPLGGGTSVALLGPGVPAASADVVVSTDTPYGLARSSAPTKVALYGSDVPAMRALVAVLMGKARALGKLPVDIGLPPPTRC is encoded by the coding sequence ATGGCCCGCACGCAGCATCGATCCCGATCCCGATCGCGCACCGCCGCGACCGCCGTCCTCACCGTGCTCGTGCTCGTGGGTGCCGCTGGCTGGTGGACCCGTCTCGCTCCTGACGGCGACGGTGCGGGTACCCCGTCCGCGGCAGACCGCAGCACGACCTCGCGGGCCGAGGCGAAGGAGCCGAGCGGGTGGGGGCCCACCAAGTCCGAGCGCACCCAGGCGGCGGTGCTGGCCGATGCCCTCCCGCTCGAGGACCTCGCAGGGCAGCTGATCATCGCCCGCAGCTTCTCGAACGAGCAGTCGCTGGCTCTCGTGCGCGACAAGCACTTCGCCGGCGTCATGGTCACGGGACAGCAGATCCTCGACGTCACGACCGACGACCCGCTCACCGACGTCAAGGCGTTCAACCAGCAGCTGCAGGAGGCCGGCGGCGATCGCGGCTTCCCGGTCATGGTGCCGATCGACCAGGAGGGCGGGCTCGTCGCCCGGCTCACCGACCCCCTGACGACGTTCCCGACGTTCATGTCGGCGGGTGCCGCGATCGCCGGCCACGGCGACGAGGGCGCTGCCGCGGTCACGGCGGCCACCAAGGCGTCAGGGGCCGAGCTCCGGACGGCCGGTTACAACACGGTCTTCGCGCCCGACGGCGACATCACGATCGGTCCGGCCGATCCCATCATCGGCAGCCGGTCGGCCAGCTCGGACGCCGACATCGTCGCGCAGGCCGTCGTCGCCGCGATCGACGGCTACTCCCAGGCGGGTCTGATCTCGGCGGTCAAGCACTTCCCGGGACACAACGTCTCGACCGACAGCCACAAGGGCCTGCCGGTGCTCGACAGCGACCGGGAGCGGCTGCGTTCGCACGACCTCTTGCCCTTCGAGGCCGCGATCGCCGACTCGGCACCCGGCATCATGACGGGCCACCTCGACGTCTCCGCGATCGACAAGGGCGTCCCGGCGTCGATGTCGCGCAAGGTCATCACGACGGGGCTGCGCAAGAACCTCGGCTATGACGGCCTGGTCATCAGCGACTCGCTCGGCATGGGCGCGGTGATGCAGCGCTACCCGGGCGGTGACTCGACGGTCGAGGCGATCAAGGCCGGCAGCGACCTCGCGCTGATGCCGGCCGACAACGACCAGGCGTACGACGCGGTGCTCGCAGCGCTCAAGTCCGGCGAGATCCCCGAGCAGCAGGCGCGCGACTCGGCGGCGCGCACGATCGCCTACCTGCTGCACTCCGAGGCATCCCGCGAGCTGCCCGGCGACCCCGGCAGCCACACCGAGCAGTCGCAGCAGCTCAGCGCGATGGCCGCGACGGTCGTCGCGCACCCGTGCCCCGTGCCGCGCATCACCTCGGTCAGCCCGACGGGCTCGTCGGACGCCGTCGCCGCGTTCCGCACCGCCGCACAGGAGGCGGGCCTGCCGCTCGGCGGCGGGACGTCGGTGGCGCTGCTGGGGCCGGGTGTCCCCGCCGCGAGCGCGGACGTCGTCGTCTCGACCGACACGCCGTACGGGCTGGCCCGCAGCTCCGCGCCCACCAAGGTCGCGCTGTACGGCAGCGACGTCCCGGCCATGCGGGCGCTCGTCGCCGTCCTGATGGGCAAGGCCCGCGCGCTCGGCAAGCTGCCGGTCGACATCGGCCTCCCGCCGCCCACCCGCTGTTGA